The region AATATTTAAATAAATTGCTTTAAAATGGAAAAACACCGGCTAAAAAAGAACCAGTGTTTTTCGTTACAAACCAGAATTAAAATAATTCTATTTTTCAGGTATAAATTTTATGGAGACTGAATTTGTACAATATCGCATTCCCGTAGTTTTACTTGGTCCGTCATCAAAAACATGACCTAAATGTCCACCACATTTCGCACACATCACTTCCACACGTTGCATACCATAACTTGTGTCTTTTTCATAAATTACAGAACCTTTAATGGCAGCATCAAAAGAAGGCCAACCACAGTGCGAATCAAATTTAGTTTCAGAGGTAAATAAGGGATTTTCACAAGCAGCACAAACATAATGTCCTTTTTCAAAATGCTTATCGTATTCACCAGTATACGGACGTTCCGTTCCTTTTTCTCTTAAAACAGCATATTCATCTGCCGATAATTGTTTTTTCCAATCTTCTTCAGATTTTGTAATTTCAAATTTCATAGTTTGAATATCTTTGTTTAAATCACTTTCTTTAAGTGCTTCTGTTTTAAATGGTTGTTTTGAATTTGATTGTTCTATTTTTTTGGTTTGCGATTCACAAGAGAAAAATGTAAACATCAAACAACTTAACAAAATCTTTTTCATAGCATTTGTTTTATTAAAGTTACGAAAAAAATACGTTCATGGTTTTTAACCTTTATTTTTTAGCAAAATTATAACAGTTGTTAATAAAAAAACCACGACTGAATCGTGGTTTTATTTTTATTTGGCTGAACTAAATTATTTTCTAGTTATAACTTTTTTAGCTTTTTCAATTATTGAAGCACTATTTAAACCATATTTTTCCATTAATTGGTCTGGTGTTCCACTTTCTCCAAAACTATCATTTACTGCTACAAATTCTTGAGGTACTAAATGATTAGCAACTAAAGTTCTAGAAACGCTTTCTCCTAAACCACCAATTATGTTATGTTCTTCAGCAGTTACCACACAACCTGTTTTTTTCACAGATTTTAAAATCGCTTCTTCATCTAAAGGTTTAATAGTGTGAATGTTGATTACTTCTGCTGAAATGCCTTCTGCTTCTAATTTTTCTGCTGCAATTAAAGCTTCCCAAACTAAATGCCCAGTTGCAATAATAGTCACATCTGAACCTTCATTTAATACAATTGCTTTTCCAATTACAAAAGGTTCATCAGCAGGTGTAAAATTAGGTACTACTGGACGACCAAAACGTAAGTAAGCCGGACCATGATGATTGGCTAATGCAATTGTAGCCGCTTTTGTTTGGTTGTAATCACAAGTATTAATAACAGTCATACCCGGTAACATTTTCATTAAACCGATGTCTTCTAAAATTTGATGTGTTGCACCATCTTCACCTAAAGTCAGTCCTGCGTGAGAAGCACATATTTTTACATTTTTATCAGAATAGGCAACAGATTGACGAATTTGGTCGTATACTCTTCCAGTTGAAAAGTTGGCAAAAGTACCTGTAAACGGAATTTTGCCACCAATAGTTAATCCGGCTGCAATTCCAATCATGTTAGCTTCAGCAATTCCAATTTGGAAAAAACGCTCTGGATGATTTTTTTTGAAATCATCAAATTTTAATGAACCAATTAAGTCCGCACAAAGTGCTACTACATTTTCATTTTTTTGTCCTAATTCGGTCATTCCAGCACCAAATCCTGAACGTGTATCTTTACTACCTTGATTTTCGTATTTTTTCATTTTGTTGTATTGTCAAAATTAATTAAATAAATTACTTTAATTAATCTATTAATAATCACCTAAAGTTTCTGGATTTTGAGCTAAACCATTTGCTAATTGCTCATCATTTGGAGCTTTACCATGCCAAGCGTGTGTATGCATCATAAAGTCAACGCCATTACCCATCATTGTATGTAACAAAACGCAAATAGGTTTTTTATTACCGGTTTTTGCTTTAGCTTCATTCATGCCAGAAATAATTGCTTCAATGTTATTTCCTTCTTTAATTTCTAAAACATCCCAATCAAAAGCTTCAAATTTTGCTTTTAAATTTCCTAAAGACAATACATCATTAGTAGAACCATCAATTTGTTGGCCATTATAATCTACTACAGCAATTAAATTATCTACATTTTTTGCAGAAGCATACATAATCGCTTCCCAGTTTTGACCTTCTTGTAATTCTCCATCACCAGTTAATACATAAACTAAATTAGAATCGTTATTTAACTTTTTAGCCTGAGCTGCTCCAATGGCTACAGAAAGTCCTTGTCCTAAAGATCCAGAAGCCATACGAATTCCTTCTAATCCTTCATGAGTGGTAGGGTGACCTTGTAATCTTGAATTTAATTTTCTAAAAGTACTTAATTCTGAAACTGGAAAATAACCACTTCTTGCTAATACACTGTAAAAAACAGGTGAAATATGTCCGTTTGATAAAAAGAAAAGGTCTTCATTGATACCATTCATATCAAATCCTTCGTTTCTTTTCATTAAATTTTGGTAAAGAACTACTAAAAATTCAGCACATCCTAGTGAACCTCCTGGGTGACCAGAATTTACTGCATGTACCATTCTTAAAATATCCCTTCTAACTTGAGTTGTAAAGTCTTCTAAATAAGAAATTTGTTGTGTCATAAAAAAAATTTTTGCAAAAATAATTCGAATTAATTGGAAAAACTAATTTGATTAAAAATTATTTACGGAGTAAAAATGAAAGTAATGCATGGATAACACTTTTATCGCCTAAAATTTTTCTATGCCCTAATTCATTAGTTATGATTAATTCATGATTTGTTAAATTTTCAGCAATAGCATGTGCTGCATGTACAGGTACATCATAATCTTGGTTGTCGTGTATAACTAAAATTGGAATGTGTACATCTTTTGCAGCAATATAAGCGGATAAGCTTTCCATTTCAAATTTATATTGACTTTCAAATGATTGTTTCATTTTTTCTGCAATTGATTTTGGAAGCCCAATTCTATGTACAAACTCATCTAAAATTTCTAACACGCTATTTCCACTTCCAATGATTACACCTTTCTTTATTTGTAATCCTCTTTTAACGGCATTCAATAAGGCCATAGCTCCTAAAGAATGTGCTATACCAAATTCAAAAGGCCCGAATTTTTTTTCTAATTCTAAGATGCACTCAATGAATTCAATCATAATTGTGGTTTTTGAACCTGATTTGCCATGAGCAGGTGCATCAAAGCTTATAGTTGAATAGCCGTTTTCTAATAACTCATCAGCAATTTTTACCAATTGAGTTCCTCTTCCAGACCAACCATGTATTAAAAGTACCTTTTTGTTTGATTGCCCATATTCATAAACTACGATGTCTTTTTTAATGTTTGGAATATGAATTGTTGATTGTATAGAAGCTTCTTCCATGTGAATTTCACGTTTTGGAATGGGATACTTTATAGGTGTAATAAATAATTTTCGAGCAAATTTTTCTGCTAATGCTGGAGAAATTAAATGTAAAATTTTAGCAATTCTAATTATTGACTTCGGAATTCTAGCATCAATTTGTTTTTTCTTATTGGGCATGATTTTTTTTTGACAAAATTAAGAATTAATGCTAAGTAATTGGTATAAGTTTTGTAAGGATATTTTAAAATTATATAACTATTACAGCTCTAAATGTTGTATATTTGTATCAATAAATTAAAATCTGTTTTCAATGAATAAAGTTTTAAAAATTAGTGCCGCTTTGGGATTATTAGTTGTTGCTTGTGCAAAGAATCCGTTTACAGGTAAAAATACTATGGCATTAGTGCCAAATAGTCAAATTTTTCCATCTTCTTTTCAGCAATATAGTCAATTTTTGTCTGAAAATAAAGTGATTACTGGAACTGCTGATGCTAAACGTATTGAAAATGTTGGAATGAAAATTAAGACTGCAGCAGAACGATATTTAACGGCTAATGGTAATGCTGATTATTTAAAAGATTATGCTTGGGAATACAAATTAGTTGACAGTAAAGAATTAAATGCTTGGTGTATGCCAGGAGGAAAAATAGTTTTTTACACTGGAATTTTACCCGTTTGTAAAGATGATGCTGGAATTGCAGCAGTAATGGGACATGAAGTTGCTCACGCATTGGCAAACCATGGTCAACAAAGAATGAGTGCCGGTTTATTACAACAATTAGGCGCTGCTGGGACAGCAATTGCAGTAGGAGGGCAAAGTGAACAAACGCAACAGTTAATAATGCAAGCTTATGGTGTTGGTTCTAATGTTGGTGCTATGTTGCCATTTAGTAGAGCACACGAAAGTGAAGCTGATATGATTGGCTTAACATTAATGGCTATTGCTGGTTATAATCCTGAAAATGCTGTAAAATTGTGGGAAAGAATGTCGGCAATGGGAAGTAGTTCAACGCCTGAAATTTTGAGTACACATCCTAGTAATGAAACACGTATTAAGGATTTACAAGCTTTAATCCCTCAAGCTAAAGCTGAAGCTGCAAAATATGGAGTTACATTTAAGTAATTTTTAATAAAAATAGTATATTTGAATCCCGATTTCTATCGGGATTTTTTTATTTTACACTATGCAAAAACTTAAAAAAGGAAGTCGTAAACTGCTTAATGCGTGGGCTTTTTATGATTGGGCAAACTCAGTATATGCCTTAGTTATTTCATCTTCAATTTTCCCCCTGTTTTTTGGACAATTATTCAGACAAAGTGGTTCCGAAACCATTTCATTCTTTGGTATGGATAAAACTGGAGAAACCATAATTAGTTATATTACTTCATTTGGATTTTTAATTATTGCTTTTACATCACCTATATTATCAGGAATTGCTGATTATTTAGGAAATAAAAAATTTTTCATGAAGTTCTTTTGTTATATGGGAAGTATTTCATGTATGTTGTTGTATTTCTTTAATCTAGAATATTTATATTTTGGATTAACGTGTTATGTATTAGCCCTAATAGGTTTTTGGGGAAGTTTAGTTTTTTATAATTCTTATCTGCCAGATATTGCTTTTCCCGAGCAACAAGATGCTATCAGTGCTAAAGGTTTTAGCATGGGGTATATCGGTAGTGTTGTACTACTTGTTATAAATTTAGCTATGGTTATGCTTGCACCAGATACACTGAAAATGCAAATGATGCGTTATTCTTTTTTGATGGTAGGTATATGGTGGTTAGGTTTTAGTCAGTACACCTATAACTATTTACCCAATGTATTGACTGGGAAAAAAATGCATAAAGATGTTGTTTTTAAAGGATTTAGAGAATTAAAAAAAGTTTGGAGTCAAATTAAAACCTTAACACAATTAAAAAGATATTTAGGGGCTTTTTTTATCTATAGTATGGCCGTACAAACAGTGATGATTATAGCAGCCTATTTTGGAGAAAAAGAAGTGCAATGGGGTAGTGATTCTGAACGAACAACAGGTTTGATTATCAGTATATTATTAATTCAACTCATTGCAGTAGTTGGTGCTTTTTTAACTAGTAAAGCGTCAGCTAAATTTGGAAATATTAAAGTTCTAATGGTTATTAATTTTCTTTGGATTTTAATTTGTATCGATGCTTATTTTGTGGTCACCCCCGTTGATTTTTATATAGCTGCTAGTTTGGTTGGTATTGTAATGGGGGGTATACAGTCTTTATCAAGATCTACGTATTCAAAATTAATACCACAAGATGTAGTCGATACCACTTCTTTTTTTAGTTTCTACGATGTGGCAGAAAAAATAGGAATTGTAATTGGTATGTTTACCTACGGTTTTATTGCAGATATAACTGGAAAAATGCAAAATGCTATTTTATTCTTAATTGTATTTTTTGCAATAGGATTTTTATTACTCTATCGAATGGATGTAAAAAAATAAGTATATTTGGCATTCAAAACTTAAATAAAAAAATGAAAAATTTTAAAAATCTAATTTCACTATTTTTAGTAATAGTTTCTTTTTCGTTTATTTCTTGCGAAAATGAACCTCTAGATTCATCTTTATTAGGGGCTAATTCAACGAATAATAATTCTGGCGGAGGCGGTAATTCTGGCGGAGGTGGTAATTCTGGCGGAGGCGGAAACACTTCTTCAGGTGATTATTGGCCTGCAGCTCTAAATAATACTTGGTCTTTTTCTACTAATGGGGCGGCTTCTCAACAAATGAAAATTGTTTCTACTTCTTCACTTAATGGTTACACATATTATAATTTTAATAGTATTTTAGGACAAGGAACTCAAGTTTCTGGAACTGCTGCTATGGGTATGAGAAAAGGTTCTGGAGATTATTATATTAAAGTATATTCTTCTTCAGCAAATATTGGTGGTGGAATTACAGCCAATCAAAGTGACTTCGAATTTTTAGTATTAAAAGATTATTTATCAGTGGGTCAAACTTGGAATGGAAGTTATACGCAAACAACTAGTTATTCTGGAGGTGGTATTTCCTTACCAAGTGCTACCACGAATTCTAATTATGTTGGAACAATTTTGGGTACAGGATTAACAGAAATTGTTGATGGTGAAACTTTTACAAATGTAATTAAATTGTCAATTGCTCAAACTGTAGTTATTACAGGTAATCCAACAGCAACAAATCTTACAACAACCTATTGGTTTGCAAAAAACGTAGGGATAATAAAAAGTGAAACGGTTAATGCTGGAACAACAAGTACATCTGTTTTAACAGATTATATTTTGAATTAATCTTTCAATTATAAATTACACAATAAAAAGTCAAACTATTGAGTTTGACTTTTTTTATGGCATAAATCTTGACTTATTAATATGTAATTTTTACTTGAAAGGTTGATTTTATTGACTTTAACAGTAATTAACAATTATATTAAGTAACTTTACAAAATTGTATTAATGACATAATGACTTATATATTCACATGCCAAATCATAAAATTCTAACGCTTGACAATTTGTCACTTCAAGAAATGGATCATGAAGCAGATTTAATTCCTTTAATGACGCCAGAAGATGAAGAAGAAATGAACAATGAAGCTTTACCAGCCGACTTACCTATTTTACCATTACGAAACACTGTTTTGTTTCCAGGAGTTGTAATACCAATTACTGCTGGAAGAGATAAATCTATTAAATTATTAAATGATGCCAATGCTGGTTCTAAAGTAATTGGGGTAGTTGCTCAAAAAGATGAAACAGTAGAAGATCCCAAAAACAATGAAATTCATCATATTGGAACTGTTGCACGAATCATGCGTGTTTTAAAAATGCCAGATGGAAATATTACCGTTATTCTACAAGGTAAAAAACGTTTCGAAATTGATGAATTTACACAAGAAGATCCTTATTTTAAAGCAACAATCAAATCATATGAAGAGGTAAGACCTGAAAAAAAAGATTCAGAATTCGAAACTATTGTTGAATCAATAAAAGAGATGTCTCTTCAAATCATTAAGGAAAGTCCAAATATTCCAACTGAAGCTTCTTTTGCAATAAAGAATATTGAAAGTAGTGCCTTTTTAATCAATTTTGTGTCTTCTAACATGAATTTAAATGTAGAAGAAAAACAACAATTACTTTCAATTGTAGATTTAAAAGAGCGTGCATTAGAAACGTTGCGTTACATGAATCTAGAATTGCAAAAACTTGAATTGCGTAACGATATTCAATCTAAAGTTCGCTTTGATTTAGATCAACAACAACGCGAATATTTCTTGCAACAACAAATGAAACAAATCCAAGAAGAATTGGGTGGTGTTTCTCATGAAGCGGAAATCGAAGAAATGCGTAAAAAGGCGAAATCTAAAAAATGGGATGCTAAAACCGCGGAACATTACGATAAAGAAATTTCTAAATTACAACGTACCAATCCAAATTCGCCAGATTTTGGTATTCAACGAAATTATTTAGAATTGTTTCTTGAATTGCCTTGGAATGAATTTTCTAAAGATAATTTCGATTTAAAACGAGCGAAACAAATTTTAGATCGCGATCATTTCGGATTAGAAGATGTAAAAAAGCGTATCATTGAACATTTAGCTGTTTTGAAACTTCGAAATGATATGAAATCTCCTATTCTGTGTTTGTATGGTCCTCCTGGAGTTGGTAAAACATCCATTGGAAAGTCTATAGCTGAAGCCTTAGGTAGAGAGTATGTACGTATATCTTTAGGTGGATTACGAGACGAGGCTGAAATTCGTGGGCATAGAAAGACCTACATTGGGGCAATGCCAGGTAGAATTATTCAATCGATAAAAAAAGCAAAAACATCAAATCCGGTTTTTGTATTAGATGAAATTGATAAATTATCTGTAAGTCATAATGGAGATCCTTCTTCTGCTTTGTTAGAAGTGTTGGATCCAGAACAAAATAATGATTTTCATGATAATTTCTTAGAATTAGGATATGATTTATCAAAAGTAATGTTCATCGCCACTTCTAATAGTTTGTCTACTATTCAACCTGCTCTGCGCGATAGAATGGAAATTATTAACATGACGGGGTATACCATTGAAGAAAAAATTGAAATCGCTAAAAATTATTTAGTGCCAAAACAATTAAAAGAACATGGTTTAACGAACAAAGATTTGCAAATTGGAAAAAAACAATTAGAAAAAATTGTTGTTGGATATACGCGTGAATCAGGGGTGCGTGGTTTAGATAAAAAAATAGCAGAAATGGTTCGACATGCAGCAAAATCAGTTGCTATGGATGAACCGTATAATGTAAAAGTTACGGATGCTGATATTTTAGAAGTATTAAAAGCGCCTCGAATGGAACGCGATAAATATGAAAATAACGATACTGCAGGTGTAGTTACAGGTTTAGCTTGGACTTCAGTTGGAGGTGATATCTTATTTATTGAATCATTGATTTCTAAAGGAAAAGGCGGAATGACAATGACAGGAAACTTAGGTACTGTTATGAAAGAGTCGGTTACTATTGCTTTAGAATATATCAAAGCAAATGCCACTTCTTTAGGAATTGATTCGGAGGTTTTATCCAATTACAATATTCATATTCACGTACCTGAAGGTGCTACTCCTAAAGACGGACCAAGTGCTGGTATTGCGATGTTGACATCAATGGTGTCTAGTTTTACACAAAAACGTGTCAAAAAATCAATTGCCATGACTGGAGAAATTACACTAAGAGGTAAAGTATTACCTGTGGGTGGAATTAAAGAGAAAATTTTAGCAGCAAAAAGAGCCAATATTAAAGAAATTATTCTTTGTAAAGAAAACAAACGCGATATAGAAGAAATTAATCCAAATTATATTGAAGGGTTAACGTTTCATTACGTTGATTCTATGAAAGAAGTAATTGATATTGCTATAACCAATCAAAAAGTAAAAAATCCAGTTCTTTTTGAAGTTAAAAAAGAATCTAAATAACAGATGAAAAGACCAACTTCATAGTTGGTCTTTTTGTTTATAAATAATTTGAAACTCAAAAACTAAATTTTTTCAATCAGATTTATAATTTTATCTTCGCATTTGCGTTGTATTACGTATATAAAAATATGCTAAGAAAAATTACATGGTTATTGATTGTTATTGCAACACCTGTTTATGCACAAATAGGCGGTCAATCAGTATATCAATTTTTAAACTTAGTGCAATCTCCCAGACAAGCTGCAATGGGAGGTAAAACAGTTACTATTGTGGATTATGATGTTAATCAAGCTATGTATAATCCAGCTACAATAAATCCAAAAATGGATAATCATCTTTCTACTAATTACAGTAATTATTATGGTGAAGTTTCCTATGGTACAGCGGCTTATGCCTATACTTGGGACAGGCATGTTCAAACTTTACATGTTGGAGCAAATTTTATAAATTATGGTAATTTTGATGGCTATGATGAATTGGGTAACAAAACAGGTTCTTTTACTGGAACTGAAGGAGCTTTGTCTCTTGGTTATTCTTATAATGTGCCTTGGACTAATTTGTACGTTGGTGCAAATGTAAAATTTATTACCTCTGCTTTAGAGAGTTATAATTCATTTGGAGTAGCTTCAGATATTGGATTTTTGTATATAGATGAAAAAAATGATATCAATTTTGGATTATCACTTCGTAATATGGGTTATCAAATAAAACCTTATGAGTCAACTAGAGAAAAATTACCCTTTGAAATAGATGCGGGAATTTCTCAATTGATGGAAAATGTACCTATTCGATGGCATGTTACGTTAGAAAATTTGCAACAATGGAACATCGCTTTTTCCAATCCTAATAGAGCAGAATCGTCACTCGATGGCACTACTACAGAAGAAAAAGTATCCTTTTTTAATAATGCGTTGCGACATGTAATTATGGGGGCGGAATTGTTTCCGGAAAAAGCATTTAATATTCGATTGGGTTATAATTTTAGAAGAGGTCAAGAGTTAAATATCATTGACCAACGAAATTTTTCGGGTATTTCTGCTGGTTTTAGTTTACGATTTAATACCGTTCGAATTGATTATTCTTATGCACGATACACGGTTGCAGCCAATTCAAGTATATTTGGAGTAACAATCAATCTTCAATAGAATCGTTGAAGTTTATTATATTATAGAATTTTATTTTTTATGAAAAAAATTACCATTGCGTTAGATGGATTTTCGTCTACAGGAAAAAGTACATTAGCAAAGCAACTAGCTAAAGAATTAGGTTATGTTTATGTTGATACGGGAGCTATGTATAGAGGGATAACTTATTATGCTATGCAACATGATTTGGTTTCTGAAAATCATTTAAATAAAGAAGGATTGATTAAAGAATTACCGTTAATTTCACTAAAATTTAATTTTAATGAGGGATTAGGTTTTGCAGAAATGTATGTTAATGGTGAAAATGTTGAACAACAAATTCGTACAATTGAAGTTTCTCGATTAGTAAGTAAAGTGGCCGAAATTTCAGAAGTCCGAGCAAAATTAGTCGAACAACAGCAGGCAATGGGAAAAGACAAAGGAGTTGTTATGGATGGGAGGGATATTGGAACAGTTGTTTTTCCTGATGCTGAATTGAAATTATTCATGACGGCTTCATCTGTAACCCGAGCACAACGACGTTATGATGAATTAATTGAAAAAGGACAACAAGTGTCGTTTGAAGAAGTGTTGCAAAATGTAGAAGAACGCGATTATATTGACACACATCGTGATGATTCTCCCTTAGTAAAAGCTGATGATGCTATTGAAATAGACAATTCTTCTATGTCTAAACAAGAACAATTTGATGTGGTAATTACATTGGTTAAAGAAAAACTAGGTAAGTAATCGCAGATTTTAATCGTTGTTACCCTTAATTTATACTGTACTTTTTACTTAAAAAAATGTTTGCAAATCACAAAAAATGATTATCTTTGCACACCTTTTGACAGAGTAGCGTTTTCAATTGGGAATCAAATAATTAAGTAAAAACACTGCTGATGTTTTAATCTGTATTTCAAAAACGCAAACAAACACAGCATACAAATTTATTATCAGCATGGCTGAAATTAACAAAGAACAACAAGAGTTCTTAAATTCATTTAACTGGCATAATTACGCAGAAGGAATTGATGCTATTGACGAAAAAAATCTTCAAGAATTTGAAGAATTAGTAACTAAAACTTTCATTTCTACAGGTGATGAAGAAGTGGTAGAAGGTGTAGTGGTAAGATTAACAGATAGAGATGCTATCGTTGATATTAACGCTAAATCTGAAGGTGCTATTTCTTTAAATGAGTTCCGTTACAACCCGAACTTAAAAGTGGGTGACAAAGTAGAAGTATTAATCGACGTTAGAGAAGATAAATCAGGTCAATTAGTATTATCTCACAAAAAAGCTAGAACAATCAAAGCATGGGATAGAGTTATTGCTGCTAACGAGTCTGGAGAAATCGTTAATGGTTTCGTTAAATGCAGAACTAAAGGCGGTATGATCGTTGACGTATTTGGTATTGAAGCATTCTTACCAGGTTCTCAAATCGATGTTAAACCTATCCGTGATTACGATCAATATGTGAACAAAACTATGGAATTCAAAGTGGTTAAAATTAACCATGAGTTCAAAAACGTAGTAGTATCTCACAAAGCGTTAATCGAAGCTGATATCGAAGTTCAGAAAAAAGAAATTATCGGTCAGTTAGAAAAAGGTCAAGTATTAGAAGGTGTTGTTAAAAACATTACTTCTTATGGTGTATTCATTGACTTAGGAGGTGTTGACGGATTAATCCACATCACTGACTTATCTTGGTCAAGAATTAACCACCCATCTGAAGTTTTAGAATTAGACCAAAAATTAAACGTAGTAATCTTAGACTTTGATGATGAGAAAACTCGTATTCAATTAGGTTTAAAACAATTAAATGCTCATCCTTGGGATGCTTTAGATGCTAACTTAAAAGTTGGAGATAAAGTAAAAGGTAAAGTAGTTGTTTTAGCTGATTACGGTGCTTTCATTGAAGTAGCTGAAGGTGTTGAAGGATTAATCCACGTTTCTGAAATGTCATGGTCAACTCACTTAAGAAGTGCTCAAGACTTCGTAAAAGTTGGTGATGAGGTAGAAGCGGTTATCTTAACTTTAGATAGAGAAGAAAGAAAAATGTCTTTAGGTATCAAACAAATGACTACTGATCCTTGGACAGATATCACTGCTAAATATCCTGTAGGTTCTAAACACACAGGTATCGTTAGAAACTTTACTAACTTCGGAATTTTCGTTGAGTTAGAAGAAGGAATTGACGGTTTAGTGTACATCTCTGATTTATCTTGGACTAAGAAAATCAAACACCCATCTGAATTTGTAAATGTAGGTGATAAGTTAGATGTTGTTGTATTAGAATTAGATGTTGAAGGTAGAAAATTATCTTTAGGTCATAAACAAACTACTGAAAACCCTTGGGATAAAGTAGAAGCTAACTTCGGATTAGGAACTGTTCATAATGGTACTGTTACTGAAATGGTTGACAAAGGTGCAACTGTTGATTTTGGTGATAATGTACAAGGTTTTGTTCCAACACGTCACTTAGAGAAAGAAGATGGTAAAAAATTGAAAAAAGGTGATACTGCAGAATTCAAAGTAATTGAGTTCAATAAAGAATTCAAAAGAATTGTTGCTTCTCACACAGCTATCTTCAGAGAAGAAGAGGAAAAAGTAGTTAAAGAGGCTGAGGCTAAAGTTACTACTTCAACTCAAGCTGAGAAATCTACATTAGGAGATATCGATGCTTTAGCTGAATTAAAAGCTAAAATGGAAAAAGGAGAAAAATAATTTTCCAATTTTCTTAATAAACTAAAATCCCAATCATTTTTGATTGGGATTTTTTTTTATTTTATAAAACCAACTCATAAACTTTTCCGTAAGTAAAAATATAATCAATAAAATAATAGTATTATGAAAACAAGAAAATTTGTATCAGTTGTAGCTTTAGCATTCACATTATTTGCTAGTACAGAAGCATTTGCTCAAAAAGAAAAAACAGTAACTGTTGGTGGAGCACCAATGTATCCCTCAAAAAACATTGTTGAAAATGCTGTCAATTCTAAAGATCATACCACTTTAGTTGCTGCAGTAAAAGCTGCTGATTTAGTTGCTACACTTCAATCTGACGGGCCTTTTACTGTGTTTGCTCCAGTTAATTCAGCCTTCGAAAAGTTACCTGCTGGTACGGTTGAA is a window of Flavobacterium indicum GPTSA100-9 = DSM 17447 DNA encoding:
- the lon gene encoding endopeptidase La; the protein is MPNHKILTLDNLSLQEMDHEADLIPLMTPEDEEEMNNEALPADLPILPLRNTVLFPGVVIPITAGRDKSIKLLNDANAGSKVIGVVAQKDETVEDPKNNEIHHIGTVARIMRVLKMPDGNITVILQGKKRFEIDEFTQEDPYFKATIKSYEEVRPEKKDSEFETIVESIKEMSLQIIKESPNIPTEASFAIKNIESSAFLINFVSSNMNLNVEEKQQLLSIVDLKERALETLRYMNLELQKLELRNDIQSKVRFDLDQQQREYFLQQQMKQIQEELGGVSHEAEIEEMRKKAKSKKWDAKTAEHYDKEISKLQRTNPNSPDFGIQRNYLELFLELPWNEFSKDNFDLKRAKQILDRDHFGLEDVKKRIIEHLAVLKLRNDMKSPILCLYGPPGVGKTSIGKSIAEALGREYVRISLGGLRDEAEIRGHRKTYIGAMPGRIIQSIKKAKTSNPVFVLDEIDKLSVSHNGDPSSALLEVLDPEQNNDFHDNFLELGYDLSKVMFIATSNSLSTIQPALRDRMEIINMTGYTIEEKIEIAKNYLVPKQLKEHGLTNKDLQIGKKQLEKIVVGYTRESGVRGLDKKIAEMVRHAAKSVAMDEPYNVKVTDADILEVLKAPRMERDKYENNDTAGVVTGLAWTSVGGDILFIESLISKGKGGMTMTGNLGTVMKESVTIALEYIKANATSLGIDSEVLSNYNIHIHVPEGATPKDGPSAGIAMLTSMVSSFTQKRVKKSIAMTGEITLRGKVLPVGGIKEKILAAKRANIKEIILCKENKRDIEEINPNYIEGLTFHYVDSMKEVIDIAITNQKVKNPVLFEVKKESK
- the porQ gene encoding type IX secretion system protein PorQ; this encodes MLRKITWLLIVIATPVYAQIGGQSVYQFLNLVQSPRQAAMGGKTVTIVDYDVNQAMYNPATINPKMDNHLSTNYSNYYGEVSYGTAAYAYTWDRHVQTLHVGANFINYGNFDGYDELGNKTGSFTGTEGALSLGYSYNVPWTNLYVGANVKFITSALESYNSFGVASDIGFLYIDEKNDINFGLSLRNMGYQIKPYESTREKLPFEIDAGISQLMENVPIRWHVTLENLQQWNIAFSNPNRAESSLDGTTTEEKVSFFNNALRHVIMGAELFPEKAFNIRLGYNFRRGQELNIIDQRNFSGISAGFSLRFNTVRIDYSYARYTVAANSSIFGVTINLQ
- the cmk gene encoding (d)CMP kinase — its product is MKKITIALDGFSSTGKSTLAKQLAKELGYVYVDTGAMYRGITYYAMQHDLVSENHLNKEGLIKELPLISLKFNFNEGLGFAEMYVNGENVEQQIRTIEVSRLVSKVAEISEVRAKLVEQQQAMGKDKGVVMDGRDIGTVVFPDAELKLFMTASSVTRAQRRYDELIEKGQQVSFEEVLQNVEERDYIDTHRDDSPLVKADDAIEIDNSSMSKQEQFDVVITLVKEKLGK
- the rpsA gene encoding 30S ribosomal protein S1, producing MAEINKEQQEFLNSFNWHNYAEGIDAIDEKNLQEFEELVTKTFISTGDEEVVEGVVVRLTDRDAIVDINAKSEGAISLNEFRYNPNLKVGDKVEVLIDVREDKSGQLVLSHKKARTIKAWDRVIAANESGEIVNGFVKCRTKGGMIVDVFGIEAFLPGSQIDVKPIRDYDQYVNKTMEFKVVKINHEFKNVVVSHKALIEADIEVQKKEIIGQLEKGQVLEGVVKNITSYGVFIDLGGVDGLIHITDLSWSRINHPSEVLELDQKLNVVILDFDDEKTRIQLGLKQLNAHPWDALDANLKVGDKVKGKVVVLADYGAFIEVAEGVEGLIHVSEMSWSTHLRSAQDFVKVGDEVEAVILTLDREERKMSLGIKQMTTDPWTDITAKYPVGSKHTGIVRNFTNFGIFVELEEGIDGLVYISDLSWTKKIKHPSEFVNVGDKLDVVVLELDVEGRKLSLGHKQTTENPWDKVEANFGLGTVHNGTVTEMVDKGATVDFGDNVQGFVPTRHLEKEDGKKLKKGDTAEFKVIEFNKEFKRIVASHTAIFREEEEKVVKEAEAKVTTSTQAEKSTLGDIDALAELKAKMEKGEK
- a CDS encoding fasciclin domain-containing protein — protein: MKTRKFVSVVALAFTLFASTEAFAQKEKTVTVGGAPMYPSKNIVENAVNSKDHTTLVAAVKAADLVATLQSDGPFTVFAPVNSAFEKLPAGTVETLLKPENKKLLQTILTYHVVAGKMNAKDLMAAIKKGNGKAELKTVSGGKLTAWMKGNDVYVTDENGSSAKVTIADVNQKNGVIHVVDTVLTPKS